Proteins found in one Aspergillus chevalieri M1 DNA, chromosome 2, nearly complete sequence genomic segment:
- a CDS encoding uncharacterized protein (COG:S;~EggNog:ENOG410PZ3X;~InterPro:IPR032567,IPR001878,IPR036875;~go_function: GO:0003676 - nucleic acid binding [Evidence IEA];~go_function: GO:0008270 - zinc ion binding [Evidence IEA]), translated as MVTYTPDDVESDTMNSPNMEDDLAAMVESMRTRMAEMERELQNVRPAQRTSPPRSEPTPSTTDSLRRPRPKIGDTEPYDNSDRSLYPQFISKLRAKLNIDKDAIGSAYDRIWYAFSRLTGSAAAQVLPWMDHYAGDMDTVTEQTLKDFLNHLDFNFKDRNLRERAVRALGNLKQANKPFATLLNEFNRLLMEAGGYDWDNEVKRSYLDNALNHEMNDRLVTVEKKENFSEYVVQLQLIADRMEKNASRSRTLQHNNANRRANNPNPSSFNTNPAPPVTTPQGDQMDWTPTISRHRPRQTAKWVPSEEINARKEQNLCIRCGASGHFISKCPYNAPQRTHVSKTQVAPKLENDEDERSPRETQLGKE; from the coding sequence ATGGTAACTTACACGCCTGACGACGTTGAAAGCGACACTATGAACAGTCCCAACATGGAAGATGATCTTGCAGCGATGGTTGAGTCCATGAGGACTCGAATGGCCGAAATGGAACGGGAGCTACAGAATGTTCGACCAGCTCAGCGGACCTCACCACCCCGAAGCGAACCAACACCTTCAACAACTGACTCCCTTAGGCGTCCTAGGCCTAAGATTGGAGACACTGAACCATACGACAACTCTGACCGAAGCCTCTACCCACAGTTCATCAGTAAATTGCGTGCGAAACTAAACATCGACAAGGATGCAATCGGCAGTGCTTATGATCGCATCTGGTATGCTTTCAGTCGACTAACCGGCTCTGCTGCAGCCCAGGTCCTCCCCTGGATGGACCACTACGCTGGAGATATGGATACTGTCACAGAACAGACCTTAAAAGACTTTCTGAATCACCTTGACTTCAATTTTAAGGACCGTAACCTCCGTGAACGAGCCGTCCGTGCCCTAGGGAACCTAAAGCAAGCCAACAAGCCTTTCGCCACCTTACTCAATGAATTCAACCGACTGctcatggaagctggagGTTACGATTGGGATAATGAGGTCAAGCGGTCTTACCTTGACAATGCATTGAATCATGAAATGAACGACCGATTGGTCACcgttgaaaagaaggaaaacttTTCAGAATATGTTGTTCAACTCCAGCTCATTGCGGACCGCATGGAGAAGAATGCCAGCCGATCACGGACCCTACAGCATAACAATGCTAACCGTCGGGCCAATAATCCCAACCCATCAAGCTTCAACACCAACCCGGCACCACCAGTGACCACCCCACAAGGCGACCAAATGGACTGGACACCCACTATCTCCCGCCACCGTCCGCGACAGACTGCCAAATGGGTCCCCAGTGAGGaaataaatgcaaggaaggAGCAGAACCTCTGTATTCGCTGTGGGGCATCAGGCCATTTCATAAGCAAATGCCCGTACAATGCACCCCAACGCACACACGTTTCAAAGACCCAGGTTGCTCCAAAGTTggagaatgatgaagatgagaggaGCCCCAGAGAAACACAgttgggaaaagaatag
- a CDS encoding uncharacterized protein (COG:U;~EggNog:ENOG410PKEM;~InterPro:IPR005225,IPR027417,IPR006689;~PFAM:PF04670,PF00025,PF09439;~go_function: GO:0005525 - GTP binding [Evidence IEA]), translated as MGALISHIRSSLGLKKQHPVLICGQKWYSGKTTILYTQLRPLSGPIDIVSTVGFNVESVTYANMHFVFWDLGGRDKLRPVWKDHFNQFAAVIFVVDSTEVGRLDDAAYNLSCLLDFTGTRKDSDVPLLVYANKQDLEGAKSTQEIAEALKLGQLRNRSWKIIACSATDGMGITEGMDWLVQAVRCKRG; from the exons ATGGGCGCCTTGATATCGCATATACGGTCCTCGCTTGGACTGAAAAAGCAACATCCGGTACTCATTTGTGGACAG AAGTGGTATTCTGGAAAGACTACTATTCTATATACACAACTAAGA CCTCTATCCGGGCCTATTGATATTGTATCCACAGTAGGATTTAACGTCGAGTCAGTGACGTATGCGAATATGCACTTTGTCTTTTGG GATTTGGGAGGTAGAGACAAGTTGCGTCCAGTGTGGAAAGATCACTTCAATCAATTTGCTGCGGTCATATTCGTCGTTGATTCTACGGAAGTTGGGCGGCTGGACGACGCAGCTTATAATCTCTCCTGCTTGCTTGACTTCACCGGAACGCGTAAGGACAGTGACGTCCCTCTACTGGTGTATGCCAACAAACAGGATCTAGAGGGAGCGAAGAGCACGCAGGAGATAGCAGAGGCGTTGAAACTAGGACAACTTCGGAATCGAAGTTGGAAAATTATTGCATGCTCTGCAACTGATGGTATGGGTATCACTGAAGGCATGGATTGGCTAGTG CAAGCTGTCCGATGTAAGAGGGGGTAA
- a CDS encoding uncharacterized protein (COG:S;~EggNog:ENOG410Q0U3), translating into MGGARKKGVVGAASPWPDHPYNHKDHDQCAHAAAILTETAELKQIADRTQGLPPRDLFIRFMSSVEDLAAKVRDRQSNNGSEDHNSQKEALQQIQNMLNKQTEEIKTLQHSTQAPKVIHSPPSYTPSGHAKSYWNAALASHLTSTKSSLVSGWMQGNTNRPVSTNGTLSTSPSSPATPFPLKTDLEIHIQNTDRQIVDPLRHQKEARVVEQADRAIKESNNNIIAHWSVSTGCILPSGDIILHAESLEDVEQLARAAKDWCLAFGDNATIRRRTYRVVMNGVNCQLDLV; encoded by the coding sequence ATGGGGGGTGCAAGGAAGAAAGGGGTGGTCGGAGCCGCGTCTCCATGGCCTGACCACCCATACAATCACAaagaccacgaccaatgcgcCCATGCAGCTGCCATCCTCACAGAAACGGCAGAGCTGAAGCAAATAGCTGACCGGACCCAGGGACTGCCTCCCAGGGACCTATTCATCCGGTTCATGAGTTCAGTCGAAGACCTCGCAGcaaaggtgcgcgaccgcCAAAGCAACAACGGCAGCGAAGACCACAACAGCCAGAAAGAGGCGCTCCAACAGATCCAAAATATGTTAAACAAGCAGACAGAGGAGATAAAAACTCTACAGCACTCTACACAGGCCCCCAAAGTGATCCACAGCCCCCCATCATACACTCCCTCTGGCCATGCAAAATCTTATTGGAATGCGGCTCtagcaagtcacctgacatcaACAAAGTCTTCTTTGGTCTCAGGATGGATGCAGGGCAACACCAATAGGCCTGTCAGTACAAATGGAACACTAAGCAcctctccaagcagcccAGCAACACCATTCCCGCTGAAAAcagacctggagatccaTATCCAAAACACTGATCGCCAAATCGTTGACCCATTGCGCCACCAGAAAGAGGCCAGGGTTGTGGAGCAAGCAGACCGTGCTATTAAAGAATCAAACAACAATATCATTGCCCACTGGTCAGTCTCTACAGGCTGCATCCTGCCCAGTGGAGACATTATCCTACATGCAGAGAGCCTGGAAGATGTGGAACAACTGGCTagagcagcaaaagactggTGCCTTGCCTTTGGAGACAATGCAACCATCAGAAGGAGGACTTATCgtgttgtcatgaatggTGTCAACTGCCAGCTTGACCtagtgtaa
- a CDS encoding uncharacterized protein (COG:S;~EggNog:ENOG410PYZX) encodes MGARKRMGPATRAQDRLHSMRLRSERRLNKHNGKEDASMEDAPEVCETPTAPPREPTTPQQPPEQLRREIPMQAQHFPCNPPENQYPPTQPERDTPPTTPAHESPQSQLGLELQSHIAAAVASKTAQIKTTGDEVLELVSMVSQKVIDWEKQSLQGAASLGRDIRTLVLNFGKNLTTGDPSEQENYHPPHPAHNSYAKTVGSPYNAPRPQPKLPKATGKSPQPEKPLRIFLRLSKDHPARQASPYATLDILRKHLDGTCSAAIKEIQQVPSGLAIWPKDGPGLQLLMEHRELLERLIQGATAEVEQKWAIYALPNAPQQYNSYDGNQVPITEQMALEEFKLQTGLSPLKFYRSNKNPLSGTLVMAVPETQVQTVPKWVQLFGKNTPIKHKPPGPA; translated from the coding sequence ATGGGCGCCAGGAAAAGAATGGGCCCtgctaccagagcgcaagATCGCCTGCACTCTATGCGATTGAGAAGTGAGAGAagactcaacaagcacaatggAAAGGAAGATGCCAGCATGGAGGATGCCCCGGAGGTCTGCGAGACCCCGACCGCGCCTCCTCGAGAGCCCACCACcccacaacaaccaccagaACAGCTGAGACGTGAGATACCGATGCAAGCTCAACACTTCCCTTGCAATCCTCCTGAAAACCAGTATCCACCCACACAGCCTGAACGGGATACCCCTCCTACAACTCCGGCCCACGAGTCCCCCCAAAGTCAACTGGGCTTAGAACTCCAAAGCCACattgcagcagcagtggcATCGAAAACAGCGCAAATAAAGACCACCGGAGATGAAGTTCTAGAGCTTGTCTCCATGGTTAGCCAGAAGGTCATCGATTGGGAAAAGCAGAGCCTACAGGGAGCAGCCTCCTTGGGCAGAGACATTAGGACCCTGGTCCTCAACTTTGGAAAGAACCTAACAACTGGAGATCCTTCTGAACAGGAGAATTACCACCCCCCGCACCCGGCACACAACAGCTATGCCAAAACTGTTGGATCCCCATATAACGCCCCCAggccacagcccaagctacCCAAGGCCACAGGCAagtcaccacaaccagaGAAACCTCTGCGCATTTTTCTCCGCCTCTCCAAGGACCACCCAGCCCGTCAAGCTAGCCCGTACGCCACATTGGACATACTGAGGAAACACCTGGACGGGACCTGTTCTGCAGCCATTAAAGAGATCCAACAAGTGCCCTCGGGCTTGGCAATCTGGCCTAAGGATGGCCCgggcctccagctcctcatGGAACATAGGGAGCtcctggaacgccttataCAGGGAGCCACAGCCGAAGTTGAACAGAAATGGGCTATCTACGCCCTACCAAACGCGCCCCAGCAGTATAACAGTTATGATGGGAACCAAGTGCCCATAACCGAACAGATGGCTCTGGAGGAATTTAAGCTTCAGACAGGCCTCTCCCCTCTGAAATTTTACCGCTCAAATAAGAATCCGCTGTCTGGCACCCTTGTCATGGCAGTCCCAGAAACTCAAGTTCAAACAGTGCCCAAATGGGTCCAGCTCTTTGGCAAGAACACACCAATCAAGCATAAACCCCCCGGGCCCGCATAG
- a CDS encoding uncharacterized protein (COG:S;~EggNog:ENOG410QDZF;~InterPro:IPR012337,IPR036397,IPR013103,IPR001878, IPR001584,IPR018247,IPR036875,IPR043502;~PFAM:PF00665,PF07727,PF00098;~go_function: GO:0003676 - nucleic acid binding [Evidence IEA];~go_function: GO:0008270 - zinc ion binding [Evidence IEA];~go_process: GO:0015074 - DNA integration [Evidence IEA]) translates to MAGRPENPTLTPSQVNDEDVRKSVPIRKKPTQEKGIKIYPFTIDKLCEENARYWFHVMENQLKAQFSWEAIEYYHEVGRKEFSTILREDVEWFKINLKADMIIEQGLQPVTILDIKDLDNAGLKWDRLKEIFLKSSNAKKAMKLMKMANWTWDSTRMNEKEAYREIKQLGKEFVDMNGGNKITIEELVVLWYLRGLGDKYATLRDTVMSSNVTLDEDYILNRIDDMMHMKSGSTEKGSRVSNHGNKKKKGSKCYVCGRAGHFARECQSKHEDSESDIEWDQQKPKGRREGRQEHRRGGRQESRREGRQGKSSKQKGRLAGEQDDDSSQEELCEFSSYAAERSELGRFTSEKGSQANGSCPSVWCFDSGATSMSTGNRDIFEKLDMKSRGTLTIASGVQMPILGRGTVKFNLPNGSATVRLSNVIYVPGLTENLLSLEALHVAGFESRGSIRGYTLLKDGKIVARGRRIGKSTYLDTVSYTNALYVKPEQARKCVELNAKPDERTILQLLSRRAVRADDETEQRREIIHQRLGHPGRKRFNWCVETMDMDELKVRKRDKLLDDDCEICVKAKQVKSQSHLPVPRARRPLQRVYMDYWGPYVGGVGEERYYLSLIDDCTRYSWVFIKKDRTSSSVQNTLELWLRQAERETGKMLLVIRTDNAKEFLALEPWAQLKGIQLEFTEPYTPPQNGVAERFNRFILEVTRALLFNSGISKRYWKYAVVTANYLRNRTTGAKGSGGKTPYELWHGYEPDLTHLRIWGCRVLYHQRSNDKLESRVMEGTFLLYGKSDKQYAVLPKGADEIRLVTNPKFREREPGYLTMDKDSSAFEAPMMEPATNVNDAPRPTPMAIDVESQQRDAAPLGGKEASDQQGVANGQSRETNESTPEVDGSPLKSASKVDNAGNEADTQWEEQREVDAPLGEGHQKKVLLEGEKRQENLPQSDTGAIDEHQVERRHSGRTRQPSSTLMESRQTEKIYGRKRKAEGEDTGNSDRPAQRLRAHLARLAVATELLIGDREYEATEGARAAREKAGIRIPKSYNEAVNDPIYGSKWKEAIHKELSTLIGFGTWELKPRKEAEGTISSTRWVFDVKLGLDGRIDRFKARLVVRGNEQSDDDFDETFAPVFRLDSLRILVAIAALFGLEAHVLDAINAFAGSDLDKPNCMEIPEGLQDFDPEATRGLVLELKKSLYGLRQSANLWHQKISNFLKNIGFKSITADPSIFLNSRGLIIAVYVDDIVIFGKDVRDINTVKQKLKEFHPMTDSGLVRKLLGIRFTWGRDRSIRLDQEPYAQQILEEFGMADCKPASTPIGPSVKLETPDSSLLGRTEHKLFRRLIGRLIFLVIATRPDIAFAVNQLSQYLAEPREVHLAAAKHVLRYVKSTIGYGLTFGAKGSQGLYAYADSAYANSAKNRSTTGFVFSINGTPISWISRKQSVTAQSSTEAEYMAVSEAAKQAIWIRHFLYAIGKGSIFCNVPTTIYEDNQGAIKIADNPVDHPKTKHIAVRYHAIRDHIGNGEIQLAYLPTDKMIADGLTKAANHVSQGRLVEDLGLA, encoded by the coding sequence ATGGCTGGAAGACCTGAGAACCCGACATTGACGCCGTCGCAAGTGaacgatgaggatgttagGAAGTCTGTACCAATCCGGAAGAAACCAACACAGGAGAAAGGGATCAAGATATATCCTTTTACAATCGACAAGCTGTGCGAGGAAAACGCAAGGTACTGGTTTCATGTGATGGAGAACCAGTTGAAAGCCCAGTTCTCTTGGGAGGCGATTGAGTACTACCATGAGGTAGGAAGGAAGGAATTCAGCACTATTCTgagggaggatgttgagtggTTCAAAATCAACCTGAAGGCAGACATGATTATTGAGCAAGGCCTTCAACCAGTGACCATACTCGATATCAAGGACCTAGACAATGCTGGATTGAAATGGGATCGCCTTAAGGAGATCTTCTTGaagtcatccaatgccaaaaaggccatgaaattgatgaagatggccaattggaCATGGGATTCCACAAGGATGAACGAGAAGGAAGCATACCGAGAAATAAAACAACTGGGAAAGGAATTTGTTGACATGAACGGTGGTAATAAGATCACCATTGAGGAGCTGGTCGTGCTTTGGTATCTCCGTGGCTTGGGAGATAAATATGCGACTTTGAGAGATACTGTGATGAGCTCGAATGTGACACTAGATGAAGATTATATCCTCAATCGAATTGATGATATGATGCACATGAAGAGTGGGTCAACTGAGAAGGGATCACGGGTCTCCAATCAtggcaacaagaagaaaaaggggtCCAAATGCTATGTGTGCGGCCGGGCCGGACATTTCGCGAGGGAATGTCAGAGCAAGCATGAGGACAGTGAAAGTGATATAGAATGGGATCAACAAAAGCCCAAAGGTCGACGAGAAGGTCGGCAAGAACATCGGCGAGGAGGTCGACAAGAAAGTCGGCGAGAAGGTCGACAAGGCAAATCATCAAAGCAGAAGGGTCGACTTGCTGGAGAGCAAGACGATGATTCTTCCCAAGAGGAATTGTGCGAGTTCAGTTCATATGCAGCTGAGAGGTCAGAACTGGGTCGTTTCACGAGTGAAAAGGGAAGCCAGGCAAATGGCAGCTGTCCATCAGTATGGTGTTTTGACAGTGGAGCAACAAGCATGTCAACAGGCAATAGGGACATTTTTGAGAAATTGGACATGAAAAGCCGAGGAACACTGACTATTGCAAGTGGAGTTCAAATGCCAATTTTGGGCAGGGGAACAGTCAAATTTAACCTGCCAAATGGCTCTGCAACTGTCCGATTAAGCAATGTCATATATGTACCTGGGTTGACAGAGAATCTTCTATCTTTGGAAGCTCTCCATGTTGCTGGATTTGAATCAAGGGGTTCAATTCGAGGATACACACTActgaaggatgggaagatAGTTGCTAGAGGACGGCGAATTGGAAAATCGACCTACCTAGATACGGTATCATACACGAATGCTCTGTATGTGAAGCCAGAGCAAGCAAGGAAGTGTGTGGAATTAAATGCAAAGCCTGATGAGAGGACAATATTGCAGCTGCTTAGCAGGCGAGCTGTTAGGGCTGATGATGAAACTGAACAACGCCGTGAGATCATCCATCAACGATTGGGACATCCTGGAAGGAAGCGCTTTAATTGGTGTGTTGAAaccatggatatggatgaatTGAAAGTGCGCAAACGAGATAAACTGCTGGATGATGATTGCGAGATATGTGTCAAGGCGAAGCAGGTGAAGAGTCAGAGTCATCTCCCAGTCCCTAGAGCAAGGAGACCGCTCCAACGAGTGTATATGGATTATTGGGGTCCATATGTTGGAGGCGtaggagaagagagatacTACCTGTCGCTGATTGACGATTGCACGAGGTATTCATGGGTCTTTATCAAGAAGGACCGGACGTCTAGCTCAGTACAGAATACACTGGAGCTATGGCTGCGCCAGGCTGAGCGAGAGACTGGCAAAATGTTATTGGTCATAAGGACTGACAATGCAAAGGAGTTCCTAGCCCTGGAACCATGGGCCCAGTTGAAGGGCATCCAATTGGAGTTCACTGAGCCTTATACCCCTCCGCAAAATGGAGTTGCGGAGCGATTCAATCGGTTTATCCTTGAAGTCACCAGGGCATTGCTGTTCAATTCTGGAATCAGCAAGAGGTACTGGAAGTACGCGGTAGTTACAGCTAATTACCTGCGGAATCGGACAACAGGAGCTAAGGGTAGTGGTGGTAAGacgccatatgagctatggcatgggTATGAGCCAGACCTAACCCATCTGCGAATTTGGGGATGCCGGGTACTCTATCACCAGAGATCGAATGATAAGCTTGAGAGCAGGGTGATGGAAGGAACTTTCCTTCTGTATGGGAAGAGCGACAAACAATATGCTGTATTGCCAAAGGGCGCTGATGAAATTCGATTGGTCACCAATCCAAAATTCCGGGAACGGGAACCTGGATATTTGACAATGGATAAGGATTCTAGTGCATTTGAGGCACCAATGATGGAACCAGCAACCAATGTGAATGATGCGCCAAGGCCAACACCAATGGCTATTGATGTGGAAAGTCAGCAGAGAGATGCTGCACCATTGGGTGGAAAGGAGGCAAGTGATCAGCAAGGTGTCGCAAATGGTCAGTCAAGGGAGACCAATGAATCcacaccggaggtggatGGATCACCGCTGAAATCTGCAAGCAAGGTAGATAATGCGGGTAATGAAGCTGATACTCAGTGGGAAGAACAACGTGAGGTTGATGCCCCGCTGGGAGAAGGACATCAGAAGAAAGTTTTACttgaaggggagaaaagacaagaaaatctCCCACAGAGTGACACTGGTGCAATTGATGAGCATCAGGTAGAGAGACGACATTCAGGTCGTACACGCCAGCCATCAAGTACATTGATGGAGAGTCGCCAAACTGAGAAGATTTATGGTCGCAagcgcaaagctgaaggggaggacactgggaatagtgatcgtccagctcagcgcTTGCGAGCACATTTGGCGAGACTTGCAGTAGCTACTGAGCTACTGATTGGAGATCGAGAATATGAGGCTACAGAAGGAGCACGTGCTGCACGTGAGAAAGCTGGAATCCGCATACCGAAATCATACAATGAAGCCGTTAACGATCCGATATATGGCTCAAAGTGGAAAGAAGCTATCCACAAAGAGCTAAGCACCCTAATAGGCTTTGGCACATGGGAATTGAAGCCCCGAAAAGAAGCCGAAGGAACGATCTCATCAACCAGATGGGTGTTTGATGTGAAGCTAGGCCTCGATGGTCGAATTGATCGCTTCAAGGCCAGACTGGTTGTCAGAGGCAATGAGCAATCGGATGATGATTTCGATGAAACGTTCGCACCAGTATTTCGGCTAGATAGTCTGCGGATTCTGGTGGCTATAGCAGCCCTGTTCGGCTTGGAAGCACATGTGCTCGATGCTATAAATGCATTCGCCGGTTCCGATCTCGATAAGCCTAATTGCATGGAAATTCCAGAGGGACTGCAAGACTTTGATCCAGAGGCTACTAGAGGTTTGGTTTTGGAGTTGAAGAAATCACTCTATGGCCTCCGTCAGTCTGCTAATCTATGGCATCAAAAGATTAGCAATTTCCTGAAGAATATAGGCTTTAAATCCATCACTGCAGACCCTAGTATTTTTCTCAACAGCAGGGGTCTGATTATCGCTGTGTATGTAGATGACATAGTGATATTTGGCAAGGATGTCAGGGACATCAACAcagtgaagcagaagctcaaggagttcCATCCGATGACTGATTCAGGGTTAGTTAGGAAACTATTGGGCATTCGCTTCACATGGGGAAGAGACAGGTCTATACGGCTGGACCAGGAGCCCTATGCACAGCAAAttcttgaggagtttggcatggctgattgcAAGCCAGCAAGCACACCCATTGGCCCAAGCGTTAAATTGGAAACACCAGATAGCTCACTGCTTGGACGAACTGAGCATAAGCTATTTCGGAGATTAATTGGgcggttgattttcttggtgatagCCACACGGCCTGACATTGCTTTTGCGGTCAATCAACTGTCTCAATATCTCGCGGAGCCAAGGGAGGTTCATTTGGCAGCAGCAAAGCATGTGCTTCGATATGTTAAAAGCACTATAGGCTATGGCCTAACGTTTGGTGCAAAGGGGAGCCAAGGgttatatgcatatgctgattcTGCGTATGCcaattcagcaaagaatCGGTCAACTACTGGTTTCGTTTTCTCCATTAATGGGACGCCAATCAGCTGGATAAGCAGAAAACAATCAGTCACTGCACAGAGCTCAACAGAagctgaatatatggccgTGTCGGAAGCAGCCAAGCAAGCAATTTGGATTAGACATTTCCTATATGCCATAGGGAAAGGGTCTATATTTTGCAACGTTCCGACCACCATTTATGAGGATAATCAGGGCGCCATAAAGATCGCTGACAACCCGGTTGACCACCCGAAGACGAAGCATATAGCCGTACGATATCATGCCATTAGGGACCATATAGGCAATGGAGAGATCCAGCTTGCATATCTCCCTaccgacaagatgattgccgaTGGCTTGACGAAGGCTGCCAACCACGTGAGTCAAGGGCGGTTGGTTGAGGACCTGGGCCTTGCTTAA
- a CDS encoding ankyrin repeat domain-containing protein (COG:S;~EggNog:ENOG410Q57W;~InterPro:IPR002110,IPR036770,IPR020683;~PFAM:PF12796,PF13637,PF13606;~go_function: GO:0005515 - protein binding [Evidence IEA]) gives MHLLDLPPEVFHLITEAYVASTCYECDLKNLQLVNKFFYQEVTRAICTMRHLFAFTNPEPFLPEYLQYVVSSNERDDYLARTIKHVTNQLIKYDNSEQKGSSLDGRNQRIRLAVSHAVIDFMVPGLGYVIRGEPTREVSPPCQDDPDYIGHIDEYEFDRSMRLGDGQTCDALEHVLSAAAYLGNISLVEHLLEHEGVDLNARSNIFGPPLRNAALRGHFKIVRLLLDKGADPDGGSYPRTEEDYQKVERQCGKDVLERCFPDILDCPGTALEAAARNAHKEVVHLLLQPEFHISRSSSSYRKAIVFAAMGGDADILKMLIGGANFGTLSGSSLQTYWDRTLRYAAFCGKTETIPLLLDKGAHINRQYEDEINLGFSTPLGLAAFNGHNETILFLLQKGADINGGSLHPIYMATCHGFARTVTLLLDQGAEVHPVYSRFMERAAEYGEADVVRVFLERGLHQVPGRFDKGECALKIARSTGHPRVVRVLEEFGVTECHGA, from the exons ATGCACCTCCTCGACCTACCGCCTGAGGTATTCCACTTGATCACTGAGGCTTATGTTGCCTCTACATGTTACGAATGTGATTTGAAAAATTTACAGCTTGTCAACA AGTTCTTCTACCAAGAAGTCACAAGAGCCATCTGCACTATGAGGCACTTATTTGCTTTCACCAATCCAGAGCCTTTTCTCCCTGAATATTTACAATATGTGGTCAGTTCAAACGAAAGGGACGACTATCTTGCACGTACCATCAAACATGTCACCAATCAGCTCATCAAATACGATAATTCTGAGCAAAAAGGATCGAGTCTCGATGGCCGAAATCAACGAATCCGCTTGGCTGTATCGCATGCAGTCATCGACTTCATGGTTCCTGGCCTGGGTTATGTAATAAGAGGAGAACCAACCAGGGAAGTTAGTCCACCCTGTCAAGACGACCCGGATTATATTGGCCACATTGACGAATATGAATTCGACCGCTCAATGCGCCTGGGAGATGGCCAAACGTGTGATGCACTAGAGCACGTTCTGTCCGCTGCAGCCTATCTTGGGAATATATCATTGGTTGAACATCTGCTTGAACATGAAGGCGTGGATTTGAATGCTAGAAGCAATATTTTTGGTCCACCATTGCGAAATGCTGCCTTGAGAGGTCATTTTAAGATTGTCAGACTGCTCCTAGATAAAGGAGCAGATCCTGATGGTGGAAGTTACCCCCGCACTGAAGAGGATTACCAGAAAGTAGAGAGGCAATGTGGAAAGGATGTCCTTGAGCGATGTTTCCCTGATATTCTAGACTGTCCTGGCACTGCTCTTGAGGCTGCTGCTCGAAACGCTCATAAAGAGGTTGTGCACCTTCTTCTACAGCCAGAATTTCACATATCAAGATCATCCTCCAGCTATCGAAAGGCAATCGTCTTTGCGGCTATGGGAGGGGATGCTGATATACTCAAAATGTTAATTGGGGGTGCAAATTTTGGTACTCTCTCAGGGAGCTCACTTCAAACATACTGGGACCGTACACTCCGATATGCAGCATTCTGCGGCAAAACAGAGACAATCCCTCTGCTGCTGGATAAAGGGGCCCATATCAACAGACAGTATGAGGATGAGATTAACTTGGGGTTCAGTACCCCATTGGGACTTGCTGCTTTCAACGGTCATAATGAAACGATCTTGTTCCTCCTACAAAAGGGGGCTGATATCAATGGTGGATCCCTTCATCCAATTTACATGGCCACCTGCCATGGCTTCGCCCGGACTGTGACACTACTTCTGGATCAGGGGGCTGAAGTCCATCCTGTTTACTCCAGGTTCATGGAGAGGGCGGCAGAGTATGGAGAAGCCGATGTTGTTCGGGTATTCTTAGAAAGAGGTTTACATCAGGTGCCAGGTCGCTTTGATAAAGGGGAATGTGCCCTGAAGATTGCCAGGTCTACTGGACATCCGCGTGTGGTAAGAGTACTTGAAGAGTTTGGGGTCACAGagtgtcacggagcatga